The Chryseolinea soli genome contains a region encoding:
- a CDS encoding GntR family transcriptional regulator, with protein MAVKAKPSKETVEFKIDHDSPIPLHVQVETLMRQLIGSPQYQNGKMLPKEIELAKRLGISRNTIRQATNKLEHENLLVRKKGVGTRAVKNAVSTRLNNWLSFSEEMHSKGVEFVNFDIKVSWVNADADVANTLQIDEGKKVLKLERLRGVAKGPFVYFISYFHPRVGLTGKEDFTRHLYEIMEQEHATIASISKEKINAIGAPTDVAKKLSIKKGDPVLFRKRIVCDPGDRPVEYNLGYYRGDSFTYEIDIKR; from the coding sequence ATGGCCGTAAAAGCAAAACCGTCAAAAGAGACGGTAGAGTTCAAGATAGATCACGACAGTCCCATTCCACTGCACGTGCAGGTGGAGACCTTGATGCGACAGCTGATCGGCAGCCCGCAGTATCAGAACGGCAAAATGCTTCCCAAGGAAATTGAACTGGCAAAGCGGCTCGGCATCTCGCGCAACACCATACGACAGGCCACCAACAAACTCGAGCACGAAAACCTGTTGGTTCGTAAAAAAGGTGTGGGGACACGGGCGGTCAAAAACGCCGTGAGCACGCGGCTCAACAACTGGCTTAGCTTTAGCGAGGAGATGCACAGCAAAGGCGTGGAGTTTGTCAACTTCGACATCAAGGTCAGCTGGGTCAATGCCGATGCTGACGTGGCCAACACATTGCAAATCGATGAAGGCAAGAAGGTGTTAAAGCTGGAGCGCTTGCGCGGCGTGGCGAAAGGCCCGTTTGTATATTTCATCTCCTATTTTCATCCGCGCGTCGGCCTCACCGGCAAAGAAGATTTCACCCGCCACCTCTATGAGATCATGGAGCAGGAGCACGCTACGATTGCATCCATATCCAAAGAAAAAATAAATGCCATCGGTGCTCCGACCGATGTGGCAAAAAAGCTAAGCATAAAAAAAGGCGACCCTGTATTGTTCCGCAAACGGATTGTCTGCGACCCTGGCGATCGCCCCGTAGAATACAACCTGGGCTATTATCGCGGCGACAGCTTTACCTACGAGATCGACATCAAACGCTAA
- a CDS encoding phosphatidylinositol-specific phospholipase C1-like protein, translating into MKKYLSIALLASISILNASGQTDNLPINHIQVIGSHNSYKKAIDPALFKMLKARDSVAMSKIDYSHISITDQLNLGLLNLEIDVYADTQGGRYAHPNGLDWAPGQPPFDPEGVMKNPGFKVFHITDIDFRSHCLTFQQCLQDLKKWSDAHPTHNPVFITMNAKDESITKPGFTTVEKFTAATYDALDKEIVDYLGKNYVITPDQVRGKYKTLESAVLANHWPTLKEAQGKFIFILDEKGPKVDLYVAGHPSLKGRMLFANATVGTPEAAILIMNSAKRDQEAIKDLVKKGYIVRTRADSDTDEARANDKSSFEAAQQSGAQIITTDYYQKSTHFKSDYVIRFEGNPYFRESPLFKSKTSQAGSKK; encoded by the coding sequence ATGAAAAAATATCTTAGTATTGCTCTCCTCGCGTCGATCTCTATTTTAAACGCAAGCGGTCAAACGGACAATCTACCAATCAATCACATCCAGGTGATCGGTTCACACAACAGTTATAAGAAAGCCATCGATCCGGCGTTGTTCAAGATGCTGAAAGCTCGCGATTCGGTGGCGATGAGTAAAATTGACTATAGCCACATCAGCATAACCGACCAGTTGAATCTCGGGCTTTTGAACCTGGAGATCGATGTATATGCCGATACACAGGGCGGACGTTATGCTCATCCAAACGGGTTGGATTGGGCTCCTGGTCAACCACCGTTCGATCCGGAAGGGGTGATGAAGAATCCTGGATTCAAGGTTTTTCACATTACCGACATAGACTTCAGAAGCCACTGCCTCACGTTTCAACAGTGTCTGCAAGACCTGAAAAAATGGTCCGATGCGCACCCTACGCACAATCCCGTTTTTATCACGATGAATGCCAAAGACGAAAGCATCACAAAGCCAGGCTTTACGACCGTCGAAAAATTTACGGCAGCCACCTACGATGCGCTGGACAAAGAGATCGTCGACTACCTGGGAAAAAATTATGTCATCACGCCAGACCAAGTGAGGGGCAAATATAAAACGCTGGAAAGTGCCGTACTCGCCAACCATTGGCCTACTCTGAAAGAAGCCCAGGGGAAATTCATTTTCATCCTGGACGAAAAAGGGCCGAAGGTCGACCTCTATGTTGCCGGCCATCCGTCGTTAAAGGGCAGAATGCTTTTTGCCAACGCCACTGTGGGAACGCCCGAAGCCGCCATTCTCATCATGAACAGTGCGAAGCGTGACCAGGAGGCGATCAAAGACCTCGTAAAAAAAGGCTATATCGTTCGCACACGGGCCGACTCCGATACAGACGAAGCGCGCGCCAATGACAAAAGCAGCTTTGAAGCAGCACAACAGTCGGGCGCACAGATCATCACGACCGATTATTATCAGAAGAGCACACATTTCAAATCCGACTACGTAATCCGCTTTGAAGGCAATCCGTACTTTCGCGAATCCCCGCTTTTCAAGAGTAAGACAAGTCAGGCAGGTTCAAAAAAATAG
- a CDS encoding HEAT repeat domain-containing protein: MNTESFSNRYSLKCLATVALAIGLLASCQQKEKEKAVDLKIKQLDPKQSAEMAHAIEGVVTPQLAEGLTLKLWGVDSLIADPVSIDVDDDGKLYYTRTIRQKHSEFDIRGHQDWEIESISLKNIEEKRDFLHRTLSPENSEKNKWLEDLNHDGSHDWRDMTVEKEQVYSVEDVSGDGVADKSQVVIEDFHDEVTDASGGVLKHGKDLFVAIGPDLWRLNDTNGDGVMDDKVSLSHGYGIHVGFSGHGMSGVEIGPEGKIYWQIGDIGFSGKDQTGKAWEHPNSGVIVRSNPDGSDFEVFSYGNRNTHEFVFDEYGNLISEDNDGDHPGESERIVYVVNGADIGWRTNWQFGKYRDPENNTYKVWMDEKMYTPRWEGQPAYITPAIANYVNGPTGMLYNPGTALGKEWQKTFFIAEFVGNPSQSGIHAFKLNPKGATFELGENKKVLGGVLATGIDFGPDGAMYVADWIDGWGTKDHGRVWKLDVANADAAERKDTETLIRADFTTFDDAKLEPLLAHADMRVRQKAQFELAARGDKGMEVFKRSIAQKDHQLARVNAIWGISQLARKDLKNAAVLVPLLQDADPEIRAQAAKWIGDVRYKEAGAALIPLLKDDYSRARFFAAEALGRTAYEPAIGGLVELLKANNDEDAYIRHGASLALARIGKAEPLVALANNPSRAVRIGAVLALRRLSDPGIAAFLKDSDEFVVTEAARGINDDLSIEGALPALGDVLKDTKFTAEALLRRAINANLRVGTDASMQNLIDYAANEKAPVAMRSEALAALSTWAKPSVLDRVDGRFRGKITRDDKVVKEKSAAVLTTLTSNKYAGVRLAAVKAIDKLKIASASPQLFARLKSDPSTPVREESLKALASIADPKIGDAIKTALADKEKEVRVTALDLLPKMNVDKPLMVTLLTDVINTRTVEEKQAALTTLGTLPFENTQPVFDKLLTQLEQKKLPVEVNLELAEAIGNTHNKDLDARFKKISASMSTDTLKAAYAGALLGGNPHRGAQIFYGHQTAQCIRCHSYGDMGGTAGPRLNGVAARLTREQLLEALINPSARLAPGYGMVTVETKDGKTLSGILQEEKPDYLKLKIGNRPDTLVQKQAIAKRTDAASSMPPMRLLLTKKEIRDVLSFIATLKE; this comes from the coding sequence ATGAACACCGAATCTTTTTCAAACCGATACTCCCTAAAATGCCTTGCAACGGTCGCGTTAGCCATTGGGCTTTTGGCGTCCTGTCAGCAGAAGGAAAAGGAAAAAGCTGTGGATCTCAAGATCAAGCAGCTTGACCCCAAACAATCGGCCGAAATGGCCCACGCAATTGAAGGGGTTGTCACGCCCCAGCTCGCCGAAGGCCTCACGCTCAAGCTGTGGGGTGTCGATTCGCTGATCGCCGACCCCGTGTCGATCGATGTAGACGACGATGGGAAGCTGTACTACACCCGCACCATCCGCCAAAAACATTCGGAATTCGACATCCGTGGACACCAGGACTGGGAGATCGAATCCATTTCCCTGAAAAATATTGAAGAGAAACGCGACTTTCTGCACCGCACGCTCTCGCCCGAAAACAGCGAAAAAAACAAATGGCTGGAAGACCTGAACCACGACGGCTCGCACGACTGGCGCGACATGACTGTTGAAAAAGAACAGGTTTATAGTGTCGAGGACGTTTCCGGTGACGGCGTAGCCGACAAATCACAAGTGGTGATCGAAGATTTCCACGACGAAGTGACCGACGCTTCGGGTGGCGTGCTCAAGCATGGCAAAGACCTTTTCGTTGCCATCGGTCCCGACCTGTGGCGTTTGAACGATACCAATGGCGACGGCGTGATGGACGATAAGGTTTCGCTGTCGCACGGCTATGGCATCCACGTTGGCTTTAGTGGTCACGGGATGTCGGGCGTCGAGATCGGTCCGGAGGGAAAGATCTATTGGCAGATCGGTGATATCGGTTTTAGCGGCAAGGATCAAACCGGCAAAGCGTGGGAACATCCCAACAGCGGTGTGATCGTGCGCTCCAATCCCGACGGCAGCGACTTCGAAGTATTTTCGTATGGCAATCGCAACACCCATGAGTTTGTGTTCGACGAATACGGCAACCTCATCAGCGAAGACAACGACGGCGACCACCCCGGCGAAAGCGAACGCATCGTCTATGTGGTGAACGGCGCCGACATCGGCTGGCGTACCAATTGGCAATTTGGAAAATACCGCGATCCTGAAAACAATACCTATAAAGTTTGGATGGACGAAAAAATGTATACGCCGCGTTGGGAAGGTCAACCGGCCTACATCACACCCGCCATCGCCAACTATGTGAACGGTCCCACAGGGATGTTGTACAACCCCGGCACCGCGCTGGGCAAAGAATGGCAGAAGACTTTTTTCATTGCCGAGTTCGTGGGCAACCCTTCGCAATCGGGTATCCATGCCTTTAAGCTGAACCCCAAAGGTGCAACGTTCGAGCTAGGCGAAAACAAGAAGGTCCTCGGCGGTGTCTTGGCCACGGGCATTGACTTTGGTCCTGACGGCGCCATGTATGTGGCCGACTGGATCGACGGCTGGGGCACCAAAGATCATGGCCGCGTTTGGAAACTCGATGTAGCCAATGCCGACGCTGCCGAGCGAAAAGATACCGAGACGCTTATCCGCGCTGATTTCACAACGTTCGATGACGCCAAGCTGGAGCCATTGCTGGCACACGCCGACATGCGCGTACGCCAGAAGGCACAATTTGAATTGGCTGCCCGCGGCGACAAAGGCATGGAAGTCTTCAAAAGAAGCATCGCACAAAAAGATCATCAGCTCGCGCGCGTAAATGCCATTTGGGGCATCAGCCAATTGGCGCGGAAAGATCTGAAGAATGCCGCCGTGCTCGTGCCCTTGCTCCAGGATGCCGATCCTGAAATTCGCGCGCAAGCGGCCAAGTGGATTGGCGACGTGCGCTATAAAGAAGCAGGCGCAGCACTGATCCCCCTGCTGAAAGACGACTACAGCCGCGCGCGTTTCTTCGCCGCGGAAGCTTTGGGACGCACGGCGTATGAGCCTGCCATTGGCGGCCTCGTTGAATTGTTAAAAGCCAACAACGACGAAGATGCTTATATCCGTCACGGCGCGAGCCTGGCCTTGGCCCGCATTGGAAAAGCCGAGCCGCTGGTTGCCCTGGCGAACAATCCTTCGCGCGCCGTGCGCATCGGTGCGGTGCTTGCCCTTCGCCGTCTGAGCGATCCCGGCATTGCCGCCTTTTTAAAAGACAGTGATGAATTTGTTGTGACCGAAGCGGCACGCGGCATCAACGACGATCTCTCCATTGAAGGTGCACTGCCCGCATTGGGTGACGTATTGAAAGACACAAAGTTCACAGCCGAAGCCTTGCTGCGTCGCGCCATCAACGCCAATCTTCGCGTGGGTACCGACGCGTCGATGCAAAACCTGATCGACTACGCCGCCAACGAAAAAGCTCCGGTGGCGATGCGTTCGGAAGCCTTGGCTGCACTGAGCACGTGGGCGAAACCGTCGGTGCTGGATCGTGTCGACGGACGTTTCCGCGGCAAGATCACGCGCGATGACAAAGTTGTAAAAGAAAAATCGGCCGCGGTATTGACTACGTTGACCAGCAACAAATATGCCGGTGTCCGGTTGGCTGCCGTGAAAGCCATTGACAAACTGAAGATCGCTTCCGCGTCACCTCAATTATTTGCGCGTTTGAAAAGCGATCCCAGCACTCCCGTGCGCGAAGAATCACTGAAAGCACTGGCCTCTATTGCCGATCCCAAAATTGGTGATGCCATAAAGACGGCCTTAGCGGATAAAGAAAAAGAAGTCCGCGTGACCGCGCTGGATCTATTGCCCAAGATGAATGTCGACAAGCCACTGATGGTGACATTGCTCACCGATGTGATCAATACGCGTACGGTAGAGGAAAAACAAGCGGCGCTGACAACCCTCGGCACACTTCCGTTCGAAAACACACAACCCGTCTTTGACAAACTCCTGACACAGCTCGAACAGAAAAAACTTCCGGTTGAAGTCAACCTGGAGCTTGCCGAAGCTATTGGTAACACACATAACAAAGACCTTGATGCACGTTTCAAAAAGATCAGTGCATCGATGTCTACCGATACGTTGAAGGCTGCTTATGCAGGAGCATTGCTCGGAGGAAATCCCCATCGCGGGGCACAGATCTTTTATGGCCACCAGACGGCACAATGTATCCGTTGCCACTCCTATGGCGACATGGGCGGCACGGCCGGGCCGCGACTTAACGGCGTGGCGGCACGCCTGACGCGCGAACAATTGTTGGAAGCCCTTATTAATCCTAGCGCGAGGCTTGCACCGGGTTATGGCATGGTGACCGTTGAGACAAAAGACGGAAAGACATTAAGCGGCATCTTGCAGGAAGAAAAGCCGGATTATCTAAAGCTAAAGATCGGCAACCGGCCTGATACGCTCGTACAAAAGCAAGCCATCGCGAAGCGGACGGATGCCGCCTCAAGCATGCCACCGATGCGGTTGTTGCTGACGAAGAAAGAGATCCGAGATGTATTGAGTTTTATTGCTACGTTGAAGGAATAA
- a CDS encoding fasciclin domain-containing protein, with translation MKSKRVNSVVLTACMFAFALTLATAQEKTVMVGGAQMYPSKNIIENAMNSKDHTTLVAAVKAAGLVETLQGKGPFTVFAPTNAAFDALPAGTVETLLKPENKAMLSDVLTYHVVAGKVDSRELMKRIKAGNGKAELTTVAGGKLWAGMEGNKLKIWDEKNNAAWVTVKDVYQSNGVIEVIDKVLMAK, from the coding sequence ATGAAATCGAAAAGAGTGAATTCGGTTGTACTAACCGCATGCATGTTTGCGTTCGCCTTGACCCTGGCGACAGCACAAGAAAAAACCGTGATGGTCGGTGGCGCGCAGATGTATCCTTCGAAGAACATCATCGAGAACGCCATGAACTCGAAGGACCACACCACGCTGGTGGCCGCTGTGAAAGCCGCCGGCCTCGTGGAAACCCTGCAAGGCAAAGGCCCCTTTACCGTCTTTGCTCCCACCAATGCAGCCTTTGATGCGCTGCCTGCCGGAACCGTCGAGACGTTGCTGAAACCGGAGAACAAGGCGATGCTGAGCGATGTGCTCACCTACCACGTCGTCGCCGGCAAAGTAGACAGCCGGGAGCTCATGAAGCGAATCAAGGCCGGCAACGGCAAAGCCGAGCTGACTACTGTGGCGGGCGGAAAACTTTGGGCCGGCATGGAAGGCAACAAGCTTAAGATCTGGGATGAGAAAAACAATGCTGCGTGGGTCACGGTGAAGGATGTTTATCAGAGCAACGGGGTGATCGAGGTGATTGATAAGGTGTTGATGGCGAAGTAA
- a CDS encoding CehA/McbA family metallohydrolase: MKNQAVFQVPRFLVIVAGFVAPTVLFGQHTEHTEHAAHTVPTTSTVEPQPLLAQALRLQEALSFLGSALSADDTKRLKALQDKALTQETVTQIQAILDPYCLAAVSINPEARVKVARGSAKPVLIQGGWTSFLVKVQNDAGVTAQLNIESPNAVRPLHAPSQNPKVKDEDIISPGQAGNRFLEMQVYRNRPLTTHLSGLRLEYVVAQIYSKDAGQREAEIGFNIGQGTQDIGFRNTINLLFDVKPSVKVTFEVKDDDGSPTMASFLITDGIERLLDSTENRQNQPFHLWAAQQEFHYDDYKLPGRLRGIYPLPSRRVAAFDEYPDFFFQPQVYRTHGEHVQLPPGKYSVTFTRGPEYISQTRELVVPPNVSTFSTSFQLRRWIDLAKLGWYSADHHVHGGGCSHYDSPEEGVPPADMWRQELGEDLNVSAVLAWGPSWYHQKTFFTGKDDPLSTSKNIMRNDVEVSGFPSSHAGHIVLLRLKEDDYPGTKTIEDWPSWTLPVLTWAKSQNAVVGYAHSGWGLEPLEPTKDLPNYVIPKMDGIGAMEYIVTITHGAVDFYSLGDTPAPWELNMWYNTLNAGFRTRLSGETDFPCIYDERVGLGRSYFKPDGPLSYDNYVEAIKKGRSYVTEGGSHILDFSVNGTEPGTKNSEVQVKGKQTLKVTARVTANLPAQQNDEGKSIAKRAVDGQPYWHIERARVGSTRNVKVELLVNGEPVESTEVLADGTFKNINFSYPISKSSWLALRIYPSSHTNPVFVIVDGKPIRELRSADWCRKTVDQCWKMKEGQIRASERAAAATAYDHARSVYDKIIQEASQK, translated from the coding sequence ATGAAAAACCAAGCTGTGTTCCAAGTACCACGCTTTCTAGTCATTGTTGCAGGCTTCGTAGCGCCGACGGTCTTGTTTGGGCAACACACCGAGCATACCGAACATGCCGCTCACACCGTCCCAACGACTTCGACGGTCGAGCCACAACCCTTGCTTGCCCAGGCACTTCGCCTACAGGAGGCGTTGTCGTTTCTGGGTAGCGCGTTGTCGGCAGACGATACCAAACGGTTGAAGGCCTTGCAGGACAAAGCGCTTACGCAAGAAACCGTCACACAAATTCAGGCGATCCTCGACCCTTACTGTCTCGCTGCCGTCAGCATCAACCCCGAGGCGCGTGTGAAAGTCGCCCGGGGATCGGCGAAACCGGTTTTGATCCAAGGCGGCTGGACGAGTTTTCTTGTCAAAGTGCAAAACGATGCGGGTGTCACGGCGCAGTTGAATATTGAAAGTCCAAATGCCGTCCGTCCGCTGCACGCGCCAAGCCAAAATCCAAAGGTCAAGGACGAAGACATTATTTCGCCGGGTCAGGCGGGTAATCGTTTCCTCGAGATGCAAGTATATCGAAACCGTCCATTGACGACACACCTCTCGGGGCTTCGCCTGGAGTATGTAGTGGCCCAGATCTATAGCAAAGATGCAGGACAACGCGAGGCAGAGATCGGGTTCAACATCGGCCAAGGCACACAGGACATTGGCTTTCGAAATACGATCAACCTATTGTTCGACGTCAAGCCTTCGGTGAAGGTCACTTTCGAAGTCAAGGACGACGACGGTTCCCCCACCATGGCGTCGTTCCTCATCACCGATGGGATCGAACGCCTGCTCGACAGCACGGAGAACCGGCAAAACCAACCCTTCCACTTATGGGCAGCGCAACAAGAATTTCACTATGACGACTACAAGCTCCCCGGAAGGCTGAGGGGCATCTACCCGCTCCCGTCACGAAGGGTGGCAGCGTTCGACGAGTATCCCGATTTCTTTTTTCAACCCCAGGTTTACCGCACGCACGGCGAGCACGTGCAGCTTCCTCCCGGCAAATATTCCGTTACCTTCACCCGCGGCCCGGAATACATCTCACAAACCCGCGAGCTGGTTGTTCCGCCAAACGTGTCGACCTTTAGCACGTCGTTTCAGCTTCGGCGTTGGATAGATTTGGCTAAACTGGGATGGTACAGCGCCGATCATCATGTGCACGGCGGAGGATGCAGTCACTACGACAGCCCGGAAGAGGGCGTGCCACCCGCAGACATGTGGCGCCAGGAATTGGGCGAAGACCTGAACGTGTCGGCCGTGTTGGCGTGGGGCCCGAGTTGGTATCACCAGAAGACATTCTTCACAGGCAAGGACGACCCGCTCTCGACATCTAAAAACATCATGCGAAACGATGTGGAAGTCTCCGGCTTCCCCTCGTCGCACGCCGGCCACATCGTGTTGCTGCGGTTGAAGGAAGACGACTATCCCGGCACCAAAACCATCGAAGACTGGCCCAGTTGGACGTTGCCCGTGTTGACGTGGGCCAAATCTCAAAACGCCGTGGTGGGCTATGCGCACTCGGGATGGGGACTGGAGCCACTTGAACCCACAAAAGATCTCCCAAACTATGTCATACCCAAAATGGATGGGATAGGTGCGATGGAATATATCGTCACCATCACACACGGCGCCGTTGATTTTTATAGCCTGGGCGATACGCCCGCGCCGTGGGAATTGAATATGTGGTACAACACCCTCAACGCCGGATTCAGAACAAGGCTCAGCGGAGAAACCGACTTCCCCTGCATCTACGACGAACGCGTGGGATTGGGAAGAAGCTATTTCAAACCCGATGGCCCGTTGAGCTACGACAACTATGTAGAGGCGATAAAGAAGGGACGGTCATACGTCACCGAAGGAGGCTCCCACATTCTCGACTTCTCGGTCAACGGAACGGAGCCGGGCACAAAGAACAGCGAAGTACAAGTGAAGGGCAAACAAACATTGAAGGTGACCGCACGGGTCACGGCCAATTTACCCGCGCAGCAAAATGACGAAGGCAAATCCATCGCAAAGCGAGCCGTAGATGGCCAGCCCTACTGGCACATCGAAAGGGCTCGCGTGGGAAGCACGCGCAATGTCAAAGTGGAACTACTTGTCAATGGCGAACCCGTGGAGTCGACTGAGGTATTGGCCGATGGCACGTTCAAGAACATCAACTTCTCGTATCCCATCAGTAAATCGAGCTGGTTGGCGCTGAGAATTTATCCCAGCTCACACACCAACCCGGTGTTTGTTATCGTAGATGGCAAACCGATTCGGGAATTGCGCAGCGCAGACTGGTGTCGCAAGACCGTTGACCAATGTTGGAAAATGAAAGAGGGGCAGATCCGCGCCAGTGAACGCGCAGCAGCCGCTACCGCGTATGATCATGCCCGCAGCGTCTATGATAAAATCATTCAGGAGGCTTCGCAGAAATGA
- a CDS encoding ABC transporter permease, with translation MAYAYVASLQSEWLKKKGSLASWMVVIGAFFTPTIIIIARLVYYERLPGLYASDGFWMLLWKNAWESMAIFLLPLGVILATSLIAQLEYKNNTWKQLHTTPLSLTIIFLSKLTVIAVMMMQFLILFNVGIWLAGVVPQLIIPGVSWPGAIPYDYFLREDLFYFIDCLPIIALQYLLSLHYRNFLVSIGCGFIFWIGALGTLSWKYGFLLPYTYCMFNYLKAGVETKAAVPPVNIHGMALGYFLIFTVAGYYLYIKKKEKG, from the coding sequence ATGGCATATGCTTATGTTGCCAGCCTTCAAAGCGAATGGCTGAAGAAAAAAGGAAGCCTGGCTTCATGGATGGTGGTGATTGGAGCGTTCTTCACCCCGACCATCATCATCATTGCCCGGCTCGTTTACTACGAGCGTTTGCCGGGGCTGTACGCATCGGATGGTTTCTGGATGTTGTTGTGGAAAAATGCATGGGAATCGATGGCCATTTTTCTATTGCCGCTCGGCGTCATACTGGCCACCAGCCTCATCGCCCAGCTGGAATACAAGAACAACACCTGGAAACAACTCCACACCACGCCGCTCTCCCTCACGATCATTTTCCTCTCGAAGCTCACTGTGATCGCCGTGATGATGATGCAGTTTCTTATTTTGTTCAACGTCGGCATTTGGCTGGCGGGGGTTGTTCCTCAACTAATCATTCCGGGGGTGTCATGGCCTGGGGCGATACCGTATGATTATTTTCTGCGCGAAGATCTATTTTATTTTATCGACTGTTTACCCATCATTGCTTTGCAGTATTTGCTTAGCCTGCATTACCGGAACTTCCTGGTCAGCATCGGGTGTGGTTTTATCTTTTGGATCGGGGCGTTGGGGACCTTGTCGTGGAAATATGGATTTTTGCTTCCTTACACCTATTGCATGTTCAATTATTTAAAAGCCGGTGTCGAGACCAAAGCGGCCGTTCCGCCGGTGAACATACATGGGATGGCACTTGGCTATTTCCTGATCTTCACGGTTGCCGGCTATTATTTATACATCAAGAAAAAAGAAAAAGGGTAG
- a CDS encoding ABC transporter ATP-binding protein has protein sequence MLSLETHNLSHRFSSGQDVLRNINLTVEQGAIYGFLGPNGAGKTTTLRLILGLLKRQEGSITLFGKAFDKNRIDILRRVGSLIESPSVYGHLSAKENLAVFQKVYQCPTAHIPHVLDLVGLGDTGRKRASQFSLGMKQRLSIALALLPAPELLILDEPTNGLDPNGIIEMRELLKRLNREHGTTLLVSSHLLAEIEKLVTHLGIIHQGELIFQGTLNALKSKQQQTLHIVLEAGDPRAAMRLLLDDHMEALYTDGHIRLPAMTKTEIAAMNRKLVSAGIEVYAIRPVKNDLESIFIDLVNS, from the coding sequence ATGCTTTCCCTGGAAACTCACAACCTCAGCCATCGCTTCAGCAGCGGACAAGATGTTCTTCGCAACATCAATCTCACGGTGGAACAGGGAGCGATCTATGGATTTTTAGGCCCCAACGGAGCCGGCAAGACCACCACACTACGGTTGATCCTGGGACTATTGAAACGACAGGAAGGATCGATCACCCTCTTTGGAAAAGCATTCGATAAAAATCGCATCGACATTTTACGCCGGGTCGGGTCGTTGATCGAGAGTCCGTCGGTATATGGACACCTTAGCGCGAAAGAGAATCTTGCCGTGTTCCAAAAAGTATATCAATGCCCGACGGCCCATATCCCGCACGTGTTGGACTTGGTTGGGCTCGGCGACACGGGACGAAAAAGAGCGTCACAGTTTTCATTGGGTATGAAGCAGCGGCTCAGCATTGCGCTGGCGTTACTGCCAGCCCCGGAGCTGCTCATTTTGGATGAGCCCACAAACGGGCTTGATCCCAATGGCATTATTGAAATGCGTGAATTACTAAAGCGGTTGAATCGAGAACACGGCACCACCCTCCTGGTCTCCAGCCACTTGTTGGCCGAGATCGAAAAACTGGTAACCCACCTGGGCATCATCCACCAAGGCGAGCTGATCTTTCAGGGAACGCTGAACGCCCTGAAGAGCAAGCAACAACAGACCCTCCACATTGTGCTGGAGGCCGGCGACCCCCGTGCGGCGATGCGCCTGCTGTTGGATGATCATATGGAAGCCCTCTACACCGATGGCCATATCCGTCTTCCTGCAATGACCAAAACGGAGATCGCCGCGATGAACAGAAAGCTGGTTTCGGCTGGGATCGAGGTGTACGCCATCCGCCCGGTGAAGAACGATCTCGAATCCATTTTTATAGACCTTGTAAATTCCTGA
- a CDS encoding ester cyclase: MNPTIHQQERVDVLAKKGTCIEFFSAYQDMDVDRMLGLCAPNGTVSFVPLGADYAGKLHEIGKAVWSALMDAFPDLDNTVKSQQYDEAADAVTCQVVIFGKQEKEFAGLAPKGNGFDSEHIFIFRFNPDGKITDLKIDWDHENFVRQLTK; this comes from the coding sequence ATGAATCCCACAATTCACCAACAGGAGCGCGTGGACGTGCTCGCCAAAAAAGGAACTTGTATTGAATTCTTTTCCGCCTACCAGGATATGGATGTGGACCGTATGCTCGGTCTGTGTGCGCCCAATGGAACCGTTTCGTTTGTCCCGCTCGGAGCCGACTATGCCGGCAAGCTCCATGAAATCGGCAAGGCCGTCTGGTCAGCCTTGATGGATGCCTTCCCCGACCTGGATAACACCGTAAAAAGTCAGCAATACGACGAGGCTGCCGATGCGGTAACGTGCCAGGTAGTGATCTTTGGCAAACAGGAGAAAGAATTTGCCGGGCTCGCTCCGAAGGGCAATGGTTTCGACAGTGAGCATATTTTCATTTTCCGATTTAACCCCGATGGCAAGATCACGGATCTGAAGATCGATTGGGATCATGAAAACTTTGTGCGGCAGCTGACGAAGTGA